In Rhodovulum sp. MB263, the following proteins share a genomic window:
- a CDS encoding rhomboid family intramembrane serine protease, which produces MAVLRRGRTVLVGLIALCTLLELTLSLSDAGLLAPRLRALAYDYGGFWPGLLGNWKPNYPAQPWAMFVTYSILHGGPAHLGVNMVTLWSLGSAVIDRVGAWRFALLYVASILGGAAGFALLAPDLRPMVGASGALFGLAGGLIAWASLDRVTYRETLWPVIRAVLLLLGLNVVLWWAMDGMLAWQTHLGGFLTGALSALALDRRALGPEEA; this is translated from the coding sequence ATGGCGGTTCTGAGGCGCGGCCGGACGGTCCTGGTCGGGCTGATCGCCCTTTGCACCCTGCTCGAGCTGACACTGTCGCTGTCCGATGCCGGGCTGCTGGCGCCCCGGCTGCGGGCGCTGGCCTATGATTATGGCGGGTTCTGGCCGGGGCTTCTGGGCAACTGGAAACCGAACTATCCCGCCCAGCCCTGGGCGATGTTCGTCACCTACAGCATCCTGCATGGCGGCCCGGCCCATCTTGGCGTGAACATGGTCACGCTCTGGTCGCTGGGAAGCGCGGTGATCGACCGGGTCGGGGCCTGGCGCTTCGCGCTGCTTTACGTGGCCTCGATCCTCGGGGGCGCGGCGGGCTTCGCGCTGCTGGCCCCCGACCTGCGGCCGATGGTGGGGGCCTCGGGGGCCTTGTTCGGACTGGCGGGCGGGCTGATCGCCTGGGCCTCGCTCGACCGCGTCACCTATCGCGAGACACTCTGGCCGGTGATCCGGGCGGTGCTGCTGCTGTTGGGGCTGAACGTGGTGCTGTGGTGGGCAATGGACGGCATGCTGGCCTGGCAGACCCATCTGGGCGGCTTTCTGACCGGCGCCCTCTCTGCGCTGGCCCTCGACCGCCGGGCGCTCGGCCCCGAAGAGGCCTGA
- a CDS encoding glycosyltransferase family 4 protein yields MTTTDRPRVLVLAESCNPEWPSLPVVGYKYARALARVADVTLATHIRNRENIEAAGDMGCPVVYIDNEWIAARMYRLARLLRGGSEVAWSTSQIMAYPPYIAFEWQALRRFRADLDAGHFDIVHRITPMSPTQPSYIAGRIRQPFVLGPLNGNLDWPAAFRGEQKRERERLRGLRDLYRFLPFARSTFTGAAAILAAFPHTIADLPQRLSDRIVNFPEIGFDPDMFHSRGRRPVLAGEGHRHFLFAGRLVPYKVPEVAVRAFIGSERLKPHVLHVLGEGPERPRLEAMVAEAGAGERVIFEGRRSQAEVAQAMRQSDVFVFPSIRELGAGVVIEAMASGMVCLVTDYGAPGHLAAGGRGVRVALQPLEGLVRDYRAAMEACLATPEVHAEMAHRAEAHAVADYTWAAKAGHTAGIYAALQDGRGLGGLQPYG; encoded by the coding sequence GTGACGACAACAGACAGGCCGCGTGTTCTGGTCCTCGCGGAAAGCTGCAATCCCGAATGGCCGTCGCTGCCGGTCGTCGGCTACAAATATGCCCGGGCACTGGCCCGGGTCGCCGATGTGACGCTGGCGACCCATATCCGCAACCGCGAGAATATCGAGGCGGCCGGCGATATGGGCTGCCCCGTGGTCTATATCGACAATGAATGGATCGCGGCCCGGATGTACCGGCTGGCCCGACTTTTGCGCGGCGGCAGCGAGGTCGCCTGGTCGACCAGCCAGATCATGGCCTATCCACCCTATATCGCCTTCGAATGGCAGGCCCTGCGCCGGTTCAGGGCGGATCTCGACGCAGGGCATTTCGACATCGTGCATCGGATCACGCCGATGTCGCCGACCCAGCCCTCCTATATCGCGGGCCGGATCCGGCAACCCTTCGTGCTTGGCCCGCTGAACGGCAATCTCGACTGGCCCGCGGCCTTTCGCGGCGAGCAGAAGCGCGAGCGCGAGCGCCTGCGGGGGCTGCGCGATCTTTACCGTTTCCTGCCCTTCGCGCGCTCGACCTTCACCGGGGCGGCGGCGATCCTCGCGGCCTTCCCGCATACGATCGCCGATCTGCCGCAGCGGCTTTCGGACCGGATCGTGAATTTCCCCGAGATCGGGTTCGATCCCGACATGTTCCACAGCCGGGGGCGGCGGCCTGTGCTGGCGGGCGAGGGGCACCGGCATTTTCTCTTTGCCGGGCGGCTCGTGCCCTACAAGGTGCCCGAGGTGGCGGTGCGGGCCTTCATCGGCTCCGAGCGGCTGAAACCGCATGTGCTTCATGTCCTGGGCGAGGGGCCCGAGCGGCCGCGGCTCGAGGCGATGGTGGCCGAGGCCGGCGCCGGGGAGCGGGTGATCTTCGAGGGCCGCCGGAGCCAGGCCGAGGTGGCCCAGGCGATGCGGCAGTCGGATGTCTTCGTCTTCCCCTCGATCCGCGAGCTGGGGGCGGGCGTCGTGATCGAGGCCATGGCCTCGGGCATGGTCTGCCTTGTCACCGATTACGGCGCGCCCGGTCATCTTGCCGCCGGGGGGCGGGGCGTGCGGGTTGCGCTGCAGCCGCTGGAGGGGCTGGTGCGGGACTATCGTGCCGCGATGGAGGCCTGTCTTGCGACGCCTGAGGTCCATGCCGAAATGGCGCACCGGGCCGAGGCCCATGCCGTGGCAGATTACACCTGGGCAGCCAAGGCCGGGCATACCGCAGGGATCTACGCCGCCTTGCAGGATGGCCGGGGGCTCGGGGGGCTGCAGCCCTACGGATGA
- a CDS encoding polysaccharide pyruvyl transferase family protein gives MGKTGKAADLLNFLANPRKDIEIFGMFGPGNLGDEAMLVAALDSLPRTRCTPWQSYPNRPLLNRLIRNRRHRDLLVGGGTLIHGGRTGWLDYVEMRSRQGARVSFFGTGMAFTDAQIAGESEAFRRWRAVLERSQEVHLRGPQSVALCRHMGVQADIFGDFAFLLHRPDIPLRDHGARRDAIGLNVGNCLGDQAAYEEACIALVRHLQSRHRLVFYVVVDTDMAATRRVIERAALPEAGFSIERHYVDPYGFMHSVRNLRAFIGLKLHAAGLAMIAGVPALMIAYQPKSRDFMAPLGKTDHLLIDLPVEAGELLSRATDLLDRPEDFLVEDRIASIAAAQREKLEAVYMAG, from the coding sequence ATGGGCAAGACAGGTAAGGCTGCGGATCTGCTGAATTTCCTTGCGAACCCGCGCAAGGATATCGAGATCTTCGGCATGTTCGGCCCGGGAAATCTGGGCGATGAGGCGATGCTGGTCGCGGCTCTGGACAGCCTTCCCCGTACGAGATGCACGCCCTGGCAGAGCTATCCAAACCGGCCGCTCCTGAACCGGCTGATCCGCAATCGCCGTCACCGCGACCTTCTGGTCGGGGGCGGGACGCTGATACATGGCGGCCGGACGGGATGGCTGGATTATGTCGAGATGCGGTCCCGACAGGGGGCCCGGGTTTCCTTTTTCGGAACCGGCATGGCCTTTACCGATGCGCAGATCGCCGGCGAATCCGAGGCTTTCCGGCGCTGGCGCGCGGTTCTCGAGCGGTCGCAGGAGGTTCATCTGCGCGGGCCGCAATCGGTGGCGCTCTGCCGGCATATGGGCGTGCAGGCCGATATCTTCGGAGATTTCGCCTTTCTGCTGCATCGCCCGGATATTCCGCTCCGGGATCATGGCGCGAGGCGCGACGCCATCGGGCTGAATGTCGGCAATTGCCTCGGCGATCAGGCGGCCTATGAGGAGGCCTGCATCGCCCTTGTCCGGCATCTGCAGTCACGGCACAGGCTGGTGTTTTACGTCGTGGTCGACACCGATATGGCGGCGACCCGGCGTGTCATCGAGCGCGCGGCGCTTCCCGAGGCGGGCTTCAGCATCGAGCGGCATTATGTCGATCCCTACGGTTTCATGCACTCGGTCAGAAACCTGCGGGCCTTCATCGGCCTGAAGCTGCACGCGGCCGGGCTGGCGATGATCGCCGGGGTTCCGGCCCTCATGATCGCGTATCAACCCAAGAGCCGGGATTTCATGGCGCCTTTGGGAAAGACGGATCATCTTCTGATCGACTTGCCCGTCGAGGCCGGAGAGCTTCTTTCCAGAGCGACGGATCTCCTGGACCGTCCCGAGGATTTCCTGGTCGAGGACCGCATTGCCTCGATTGCCGCGGCGCAGCGCGAAAAGCTGGAAGCGGTCTATATGGCCGGTTGA
- a CDS encoding phosphomannomutase — MAPKFGTSGLRGLVSELTPDLVGAYVRAFLAACPAGPRVLVGRDLRASSPRIAEDVIAAIRAAGGEAVECGALPTPALALAAMGQGAAAIMVTGSHIPADRNGLKFYLPSGEISKADEAAIGAALNRPGSVSATEQGAGQGRRTAAPEAGAAYVARYVQAFGARALAGLRVGVYQHSSVARETMVGILGALGAEPVPLAASDSFVPVDTEAVDAGTRAMLAEWCAGQGLDALVSTDGDADRPMLTDAAGRIVPGDILGALTARALGAKAVCTPVSSNSLVTRLPEFETVRLTRIGSPFVIAAMEEILAADPGARVVGFEANGGFLLGFAARGPAGLLAPLMTRDAMLPLVAVLTAARAASGAAGDAAGGVAGLVAALPARHTAADRLQQVAPEASAALLARLDRSAEARAAFFAPLGREAGCDRTDGLRVSFERGEILHLRPSGNAPEFRVYAEADSPERAAAVLKLGLGRVAAALAERGVQE; from the coding sequence ATGGCACCGAAATTCGGAACCAGCGGCCTGCGGGGGCTCGTCAGCGAGCTGACCCCCGATCTGGTGGGCGCCTATGTCCGGGCCTTTCTCGCGGCCTGTCCTGCGGGGCCCCGGGTCCTTGTCGGACGCGATCTGCGTGCCTCATCGCCCCGGATCGCCGAAGACGTGATCGCCGCGATCCGTGCCGCCGGGGGCGAGGCGGTCGAGTGCGGCGCGCTGCCGACCCCGGCGCTGGCGCTGGCGGCGATGGGGCAGGGGGCGGCCGCGATCATGGTCACCGGCAGCCATATCCCGGCCGACCGCAACGGGCTGAAATTTTACCTGCCCTCGGGCGAGATCTCGAAGGCGGATGAGGCGGCCATCGGGGCGGCGCTGAACCGGCCCGGCTCCGTTTCCGCGACAGAACAGGGGGCGGGGCAGGGCCGCCGGACCGCCGCGCCGGAGGCCGGGGCGGCCTATGTCGCGCGCTATGTTCAGGCCTTCGGGGCGCGCGCGCTGGCAGGGCTCCGGGTCGGGGTCTATCAGCATTCCTCGGTCGCGCGCGAGACCATGGTCGGGATTCTCGGTGCGCTCGGGGCCGAGCCGGTGCCGCTGGCCGCTTCGGACAGTTTCGTGCCGGTCGATACCGAGGCCGTCGATGCCGGAACCCGGGCGATGCTGGCAGAATGGTGCGCGGGGCAGGGGCTCGATGCGCTGGTCTCGACCGATGGTGATGCCGACCGCCCGATGCTGACCGATGCTGCGGGCCGGATCGTGCCGGGCGATATCCTGGGGGCGCTCACCGCCCGGGCGCTGGGGGCAAAGGCGGTCTGCACCCCGGTCTCGTCGAACAGCCTGGTGACGCGCCTGCCCGAATTCGAGACGGTGCGGCTGACCCGGATCGGCTCTCCCTTCGTGATCGCGGCGATGGAAGAGATCCTCGCCGCCGATCCGGGCGCCCGGGTGGTGGGCTTCGAGGCCAATGGCGGCTTTCTTCTGGGCTTTGCCGCCCGGGGCCCGGCCGGGCTGCTTGCCCCTCTGATGACGCGGGATGCGATGCTGCCGCTGGTGGCCGTCCTGACGGCGGCCCGTGCGGCGAGTGGTGCGGCGGGTGATGCGGCGGGCGGGGTCGCGGGGCTGGTCGCGGCGCTGCCCGCGCGGCACACCGCGGCCGACCGGTTGCAACAGGTGGCCCCCGAGGCGTCAGCGGCGCTGCTGGCCCGGCTCGACCGCTCGGCCGAGGCCCGGGCCGCCTTCTTCGCGCCGCTGGGCCGCGAGGCGGGCTGCGACCGCACCGACGGGCTGCGCGTCAGCTTCGAGCGCGGCGAGATCCTGCATCTGCGCCCCTCGGGGAATGCCCCCGAATTCCGCGTCTATGCCGAGGCCGACAGCCCCGAGCGGGCTGCGGCGGTGCTGAAGCTGGGGCTCGGGCGGGTGGCGGCGGCGCTGGCAGAGCGCGGCGTGCAGGAGTGA
- a CDS encoding sugar transferase, with amino-acid sequence MNADASARPVLGAFSVRRPVEGWGAYRKVFKRIVDLTLVLLSAPFSVPLIALLALLVALDGHNPFYTQLRVGRNGRYFRIWKLRSMVPDADRILEAYLARNPAARQEWNATQKLRHDPRITRIGRVLRKLSLDELPQLFNVFNGTMALVGPRPMMVKQQLFYPGQAYYRLRPGITGLWQVSDRNDCDFVGRVDYDELYDRNMSLQTDLSVLFRTVSVVVRATGY; translated from the coding sequence TTGAATGCAGATGCGTCGGCGCGGCCGGTGCTGGGTGCGTTTTCAGTGCGGCGACCTGTGGAAGGCTGGGGGGCCTACCGCAAAGTCTTCAAGCGCATCGTCGATCTGACGCTTGTGCTGCTGAGTGCGCCTTTCAGCGTTCCGCTTATCGCGCTGCTTGCGCTTCTGGTGGCGCTCGACGGGCATAACCCGTTCTACACACAGCTCCGTGTCGGACGGAACGGTCGCTATTTCCGGATCTGGAAACTGCGGAGCATGGTGCCCGATGCCGATCGCATCCTCGAGGCCTATCTGGCCCGCAATCCGGCCGCGCGCCAGGAATGGAACGCCACCCAGAAGCTGAGACACGACCCGCGGATCACCCGGATCGGCCGGGTGCTGCGCAAGCTCTCGCTCGACGAACTGCCGCAGCTCTTCAACGTCTTCAACGGCACCATGGCGCTGGTCGGCCCGCGGCCGATGATGGTCAAGCAGCAGCTGTTCTATCCGGGTCAGGCCTATTACCGGCTGCGTCCCGGCATCACCGGGCTGTGGCAGGTCTCGGACCGCAACGATTGCGATTTCGTGGGCCGGGTCGATTATGACGAGCTCTATGACCGGAACATGTCCCTGCAGACGGATCTGAGCGTGCTTTTCAGAACCGTCTCGGTCGTGGTGCGTGCCACCGGGTATTGA
- a CDS encoding ExeA family protein, with protein sequence MNTSLYNAHFGFHERPFSLSPDPDFLFWSKAHTRAFAVLEFGLVSRAPLTVVTGEVGTGKTTLIQALLRQVEEDATVGLISNAQGGRGDLLRWVLNALDVAAPEGADYVSLFQTFQSFVLQEYAAGRHVILIVDEAQNLGAETLEELRMLTNINSGKDDLLQIVLVGQPELRDLIRQPSLRQFAQRVSAVYHLEPMDLETTRTYIRHRLKHAGGSGEEFSASAIRHIHEEAGGIPRMVNKLCDLALVYASSATQNVVDEATIRELIDDGLILKPLRDPLLLSGAIEPFGKAAE encoded by the coding sequence ATGAACACCTCACTCTACAACGCCCATTTCGGTTTCCATGAACGGCCCTTCTCGCTGTCGCCGGACCCGGATTTCCTGTTCTGGTCGAAGGCCCATACCCGGGCTTTCGCGGTGCTCGAATTCGGTCTGGTCTCGCGGGCGCCGCTGACCGTGGTGACGGGCGAGGTCGGCACCGGCAAGACCACGCTGATCCAGGCATTGCTGCGCCAGGTCGAGGAGGACGCGACCGTCGGGCTGATCTCGAATGCCCAGGGCGGGCGCGGCGACCTGTTGCGCTGGGTGCTTAACGCGCTTGACGTGGCCGCGCCGGAGGGTGCCGATTATGTCTCGCTGTTCCAGACCTTCCAGAGTTTCGTGCTGCAGGAATATGCGGCGGGGCGGCATGTGATCCTGATCGTCGACGAGGCCCAGAACCTGGGCGCCGAAACGCTCGAGGAGCTGCGGATGCTTACCAACATCAATTCCGGCAAGGACGATCTGCTGCAGATCGTGCTGGTCGGCCAGCCCGAGCTGCGCGACCTGATCCGGCAGCCCTCGCTGCGTCAGTTCGCCCAGCGGGTGAGCGCGGTCTATCATCTCGAGCCGATGGATCTGGAAACCACGCGGACCTATATCCGGCACCGGCTGAAACATGCGGGCGGCAGCGGCGAGGAATTCTCGGCGTCGGCGATCCGGCATATCCACGAGGAGGCCGGGGGCATTCCGAGGATGGTGAACAAGCTGTGCGACCTGGCCCTCGTCTATGCCTCGAGCGCGACCCAGAACGTGGTCGACGAGGCGACGATCCGCGAGCTGATCGATGACGGGCTGATCCTCAAGCCGCTCCGGGATCCGCTGCTGCTGTCGGGGGCGATCGAGCCGTTCGGGAAGGCGGCGGAATGA
- a CDS encoding tetratricopeptide repeat protein, giving the protein MPAPIRLVATAALLSASLMLTACQSSEEKAEAHYQNALTLLQEGDVDRAIVELRNVFHEDGRHREARLKLAELLLQKGNRQQAYSQYLRLAEQYPDDLEVRIALAEIAFSSGRWDEVDRHGQAAEALAPEDPRVKAIGIARAYRDAAADENAPARREAAREAEALLAERPDNALLHVTLLDNAVREQDTDRALAETDWLIAHDPTDIRPYQQRLQILVAQGDMTGAEALLREMVAKFPKNKENKAALIRFYLAQKDLDGAEAFLRELAAAAAPDDPGPMIDLIRFLAELRGPEAARSAIDDAIAERPDPVPFQMIGAALDFEAGRRDQAISTLEAILDGAEPSEQTRNIKVALARMLLATGNEVGARQRVEEVLAEDAAQPEALKMQAAWQIQSDETDAAIAGLRTALDHAPNDSQAMTLMAEAYIRAGRPELANDYLSLAVDASGNAPAETLRYARKLIEDGRLQPAEDILLAALRLAPDNGDLLNSLGRLYLQMKDYGRARHVADTLRRLGDADSVAAADRIETERLNLQRGTDEAISYLEQLAGTADAGLSAKIDLIRARLATGDVDAALAQAEKLRQDHPDDDTVAVILAATYGAQGTLDRAAEIYRDLLRKDPNRPGIWLELSNLQMRQGDRAAAAASIGKGLEQTPDDPRLLWARASMLERDGDIDGAIEIYESLYARNSSSLVVANNLASLLATYRDDAESLDRAWTVARRFRDTKVPAMQDTYGWIALRRGEGAEALPYLEAAARGLPDDPLVHYHLGQAYVALSRPADALEQFRKAVEIAGPADRRPQIEEARAQIESLGTAAPAEN; this is encoded by the coding sequence GTGCCAGCCCCGATCCGCCTTGTCGCCACAGCCGCCCTTCTGAGTGCCAGCCTGATGCTGACGGCCTGCCAATCCTCCGAGGAGAAGGCAGAGGCCCATTACCAGAACGCCCTGACGCTGCTGCAGGAGGGGGATGTCGACCGGGCCATCGTCGAGCTGCGCAACGTCTTCCACGAGGACGGCCGCCACAGGGAGGCGCGCCTCAAGCTGGCCGAACTGCTGCTGCAGAAGGGCAACCGGCAGCAGGCCTACAGCCAGTATCTGCGCCTGGCCGAACAATATCCCGACGATCTCGAGGTCCGGATCGCCCTGGCCGAGATCGCCTTTTCCAGCGGCCGCTGGGACGAGGTCGACCGGCATGGCCAGGCCGCCGAGGCGCTGGCGCCCGAGGATCCCCGGGTGAAGGCGATCGGCATCGCCAGGGCCTATCGCGACGCGGCCGCCGACGAGAACGCGCCGGCCCGCCGCGAGGCCGCGCGCGAGGCCGAGGCGCTGCTGGCCGAGCGGCCGGACAATGCGCTCTTGCATGTGACGCTGCTCGACAATGCGGTGCGCGAGCAGGACACCGACCGCGCGCTGGCCGAAACCGACTGGCTGATCGCGCATGACCCGACCGACATCCGGCCCTATCAGCAGCGGCTGCAGATCCTGGTCGCGCAGGGCGACATGACGGGGGCCGAGGCGCTGCTGCGCGAGATGGTCGCGAAATTCCCCAAGAACAAGGAGAACAAGGCCGCGCTGATCCGGTTCTACCTGGCACAGAAGGATCTCGACGGGGCCGAGGCCTTCCTGCGCGAACTGGCCGCCGCCGCCGCGCCCGACGATCCCGGTCCCATGATCGACCTGATCCGGTTCCTCGCCGAGCTGCGCGGCCCCGAAGCCGCCCGCTCGGCGATCGACGACGCGATCGCCGAACGCCCCGATCCGGTGCCGTTCCAGATGATCGGCGCCGCGCTCGATTTCGAGGCGGGCCGCCGCGACCAGGCGATCTCGACGCTGGAAGCGATCCTGGACGGGGCCGAGCCGTCCGAGCAGACCCGCAACATCAAGGTCGCACTGGCCCGGATGCTGCTGGCCACCGGCAACGAGGTCGGCGCGCGCCAGCGGGTCGAGGAGGTGCTGGCCGAGGATGCCGCCCAGCCCGAAGCGCTGAAGATGCAGGCCGCCTGGCAGATCCAGTCCGACGAGACCGATGCCGCGATCGCCGGGCTGCGCACCGCGCTCGACCACGCCCCGAACGATTCCCAGGCCATGACGCTGATGGCCGAGGCCTATATCCGGGCCGGACGGCCCGAACTGGCGAATGATTATCTCTCGCTCGCGGTCGACGCCTCGGGCAACGCTCCGGCCGAAACGCTGCGCTATGCCCGCAAGCTGATCGAGGACGGCCGCCTGCAACCGGCCGAGGACATCCTGCTGGCCGCGCTCCGGCTGGCCCCCGATAACGGCGATCTTCTGAACTCGCTGGGCCGGCTCTATCTGCAGATGAAGGATTACGGCCGCGCCCGGCATGTGGCCGACACGCTGCGGCGGCTTGGCGACGCGGACTCGGTCGCGGCCGCCGACCGCATCGAGACCGAGCGGCTGAACCTGCAACGCGGCACCGACGAGGCGATCTCCTATCTCGAACAGCTCGCCGGAACCGCCGATGCCGGCCTCTCGGCCAAGATCGACCTGATCCGTGCGCGGCTGGCGACCGGCGATGTCGATGCGGCGCTGGCCCAGGCCGAGAAGCTGCGACAGGACCATCCCGACGACGACACCGTCGCCGTGATCCTGGCCGCCACCTATGGCGCGCAGGGCACGCTCGACCGGGCCGCCGAGATCTATCGGGATCTGCTTCGGAAAGATCCGAACCGGCCCGGGATCTGGCTCGAACTGTCGAACCTGCAGATGCGCCAGGGCGACCGCGCCGCCGCGGCCGCCTCGATCGGCAAGGGGCTCGAGCAGACGCCCGACGATCCGAGACTGCTCTGGGCCAGGGCCTCGATGCTGGAACGGGACGGCGATATCGACGGAGCCATCGAGATCTACGAATCGCTTTACGCCCGGAACTCCTCTTCGCTGGTGGTGGCCAACAACCTCGCCAGCCTGCTGGCAACCTATCGCGACGATGCCGAAAGCCTCGACCGTGCCTGGACCGTGGCCCGGCGCTTCCGCGACACCAAGGTCCCGGCGATGCAGGACACCTATGGCTGGATCGCCCTGCGGCGCGGCGAAGGCGCCGAGGCGCTGCCCTATCTCGAGGCCGCCGCCAGGGGGCTGCCCGACGACCCGCTGGTCCATTACCATCTCGGGCAGGCCTATGTCGCGCTGTCGCGACCGGCCGACGCGCTCGAGCAGTTTCGCAAGGCGGTCGAGATCGCCGGGCCCGCCGACCGGCGGCCGCAGATCGAGGAGGCGCGTGCACAGATCGAGTCGCTCGGCACCGCGGCCCCGGCCGAAAACTGA
- a CDS encoding glycosyltransferase: MPSLLVISSAPAALLDGKPFLDRKFVEGMRFYADLWDGPVSCLLRVRAESFPFGRVYEPGELPFGIRFLPSGRKPGAEDVAGQDVVLCSGDNHDYLHLAGLCRRSGQKLAFIIEYIPETRRQILFLDRSRSLPGKIRSLIWNVGQEIRRRRAFGLADGLQANGYPAFDAYAGVNANAIMYLDNRMGSDLLASRDEMAARRRRICGGAPLRLVHSGRLERMKGSQDLIPVAAGLVARGIDFELDIFGSGSLEAELRRDIAAQGLNGRVRLNGAVDFETELVPFARQHADLYLSCHRQSDPSCTYLESMGCGLAVVGYANRMWTALCRASEAGWAVPLGRVEALSDALAEAASDRPRLAACCDAARAFAGGHAFEQEFGRRIGHLRRLA; the protein is encoded by the coding sequence ATGCCCAGCCTTCTGGTGATCTCTTCGGCGCCGGCCGCGCTGCTGGACGGCAAGCCGTTTCTCGACCGGAAATTCGTCGAGGGCATGCGCTTTTACGCCGATCTCTGGGACGGTCCGGTCAGCTGCCTGCTGCGGGTCCGGGCCGAGAGCTTTCCGTTCGGGCGCGTCTACGAGCCCGGAGAGCTGCCATTCGGCATCCGCTTCCTGCCTTCCGGCCGGAAACCCGGCGCCGAGGATGTGGCGGGGCAGGATGTCGTGCTGTGCAGCGGGGACAATCACGACTATCTGCATCTGGCCGGGCTCTGCCGCCGCAGCGGACAGAAGCTGGCCTTCATCATCGAATATATCCCGGAAACCAGACGTCAGATCCTCTTTCTCGACCGGTCCCGAAGCTTGCCGGGGAAGATCCGCTCGCTGATCTGGAATGTCGGGCAGGAAATCCGGCGCCGCCGGGCCTTCGGGCTGGCCGATGGGCTTCAGGCCAATGGCTATCCCGCCTTCGATGCCTATGCCGGGGTGAATGCGAATGCCATCATGTATCTCGACAACCGGATGGGCTCGGATCTGCTGGCGAGCCGAGACGAGATGGCGGCCCGGCGCCGCCGGATATGCGGGGGGGCGCCGCTGAGGCTGGTCCATTCGGGGCGGCTGGAGCGGATGAAGGGATCGCAGGACCTCATTCCCGTCGCTGCAGGGCTGGTTGCCCGGGGCATCGATTTCGAGCTCGATATCTTCGGCAGCGGCAGCCTCGAGGCCGAGCTTCGCCGCGATATTGCCGCGCAGGGGCTGAACGGCCGGGTCCGGCTCAATGGTGCTGTCGATTTCGAGACCGAGCTGGTGCCTTTCGCCCGGCAGCATGCCGATCTCTATCTGAGCTGCCACCGGCAGTCGGACCCGTCCTGCACCTATCTCGAAAGCATGGGATGCGGCCTGGCCGTGGTGGGATATGCGAACCGCATGTGGACGGCGCTGTGCCGGGCATCGGAGGCTGGATGGGCCGTGCCGCTGGGCCGGGTCGAGGCTCTGTCCGACGCCCTTGCCGAGGCGGCCTCCGACCGTCCCCGGCTGGCGGCCTGCTGCGATGCCGCGCGGGCTTTCGCCGGCGGCCATGCCTTCGAGCAGGAATTCGGGCGTCGCATCGGGCATCTGAGGCGTCTGGCATAG
- a CDS encoding polysaccharide biosynthesis/export family protein: MLYLKRFLSGIVLILAATAATAQQEYRVRPGDTLAIEVLEDTTLNRTAVVLPDGRFSFPFAGTIPAAGRTVGQIQTAVTQAIASNFAVSPNVFVSVQPGLGSPYDGAATDAIDVFFLGEVNAPGLVQVAKGTTFLQGLAQSGGLTRFAATKRIQLRRTDPRTNVQKVYQIDYKSLSRGAVLAKDIRLLDGDVILVPERRLFE, translated from the coding sequence ATGCTGTATCTGAAACGGTTCCTTTCCGGCATCGTGCTGATCCTGGCGGCAACCGCCGCGACGGCACAGCAGGAATACCGGGTCCGCCCCGGCGACACCTTGGCCATCGAGGTGCTCGAAGACACCACGCTCAACCGGACGGCGGTCGTGCTGCCAGATGGCCGGTTCAGCTTCCCCTTCGCCGGCACGATCCCGGCGGCAGGGCGCACCGTGGGCCAGATCCAGACCGCGGTCACCCAGGCCATTGCCTCGAATTTCGCGGTGTCCCCGAATGTCTTCGTCTCGGTCCAGCCCGGCCTGGGCTCGCCCTATGACGGGGCGGCGACAGATGCGATCGACGTGTTCTTCCTCGGCGAGGTGAACGCGCCCGGCCTGGTCCAGGTGGCGAAAGGGACCACCTTCCTGCAGGGCCTGGCCCAGAGCGGCGGGCTGACCCGCTTCGCCGCGACCAAGCGGATCCAGCTGCGCCGGACCGATCCCCGGACCAATGTGCAGAAGGTCTATCAGATCGATTACAAGTCCCTCAGCCGGGGCGCCGTTCTGGCCAAGGACATCCGGCTTCTGGACGGGGACGTGATCCTGGTTCCGGAGCGGCGCCTGTTCGAGTGA